In the Paroedura picta isolate Pp20150507F chromosome 15, Ppicta_v3.0, whole genome shotgun sequence genome, one interval contains:
- the NOL9 gene encoding polynucleotide 5'-hydroxyl-kinase NOL9 produces MRSRRGDRGAAMVAAMASRRPAAVQLRKRRRRLPRRRRPPPPPAPGAACGPPASGGADGWSDFAASFVAAGLVKAPQEEPRTAVEAAAGGVVVLLPPGQSLTFNGKCCLTCLYGSVRVFGFNIAPEQPPYNLFSPHTHCALSIEAVAYKESEKSKKEMKAEARSILRAHLVPRAARIKLMKSFVPQCSMVLLERLDTQVTRFILSHSEFSHVFSAKRHKVPRFIPEDAVFASISLGRQDPENGLLLSESSLSAIGQLVRACQEEDEGCPIILVCGPKSVGKSTFNRYLINLLLNRLPCIEFLECDLGQTEFTPPGCISLINVTEPFLGPPFTHLRTPHKMVYFGETSCEQETERYLDSLKYVFGAYERDVPLVINTMGWVKGAGLLLLIDIIRLLSPSHIVQISAEGFKDMPQLSPEYTVSSAGLHTKGKGPLRGKSLANGSADLAQGDFHPPHSEHKLLCVQPEFPGAGVAGDGRTHSSVLRDMAVLAYLGQLQPSDMDLVLPLHSLVPYQVPFSAVSIKVIHTDVAPAHILYSVNASWVGLCRLPDEVQCKADGPVLLTQTPICDCMGFGIVRGVDMDKKLYHILTPVAPENLRSVNCLLIGNIPIPNCVFLNQPGIEGEIPYITSEYNYGILGAGKLKMKKHLKRREHTRP; encoded by the exons ATGAGAAGTCGCCGTGGAGACCGCGGCGCGGCTATGGTGGCCGCGATGGCGAGTCGCCGTCCCGCCGCCGTCCAGCTCCGCAAGCGGCGGCGGAGGCTGCCGAggcgccgccgcccccctcctcctccggcgCCCGGGGCTGCGTGTGGCCCTCCGGCCAGCGGCGGGGCGGACGGGTGGAGCGACTTCGCCGCCTCCTTCGTGGCCGCCGGCCTGGTGAAGGCGCCGCAGGAGGAGCCCCGCACGGCCGTGGAGGCCGCGGCAGGCGGCGTGGTGGTGCTGCTGCCGCCAGGGCAG TCTCTGACGTTTAACGGAAAGTGTTGCTTGACGTGCCTCTATGGGTCTGTGCGAGTGTTTGGGTTCAACATCGCTCCTGAACAGCCCCCGTACAACCTCTTTTCCCCCCATACGCACTGTGCACTCTCCATTGAAGCCGTCGCCTATAAGGAGTCAGAAAAATCCAAGAAAGAGATGAAGGCGGAGGCCAGGTCCATCCTGAGAGCTCACCTTGTGCCACGGG CTGCAAGAATCAAGCTGATGAAAAGCTTTGTTCCGCAGTGTTCCATGGTTCTGTTGGAACGCCTGGACACTCAGGTGACAAGGTTCATTCTCAGCCACTCAGAGTTTTCCCATGTTTTCAGCGCAAAG AGGCATAAAGTTCCCCGTTTCATCCCTGAAGACGCGGTTTTTGCTTCTATCAGCCTTGGGAGGCAGGATCCAGAGAACGGCCTGCTCTTGTCGGAGAGCTCGCTTTCAGCCATTGGACAGTTGGTCCGAGCGTGCCAGG AGGAAGATGAAGGCTGCCCCATCATTCTAGTTTGTGGCCCCAAAAGTGTTGGGAAGTCCACGTTTAACAGATACCTGATTAATCTTCTGCTGAACCG ccTTCCCTGCATTGAATTTTTGGAATGCGATCTGGGACAGACAGAGTTCACGCCCCCTGGCTGTATTTCGCTAATTAATGTGACGGAGCCATTTCTGG GGCCGCCGTTCACTCACCTGCGTACGCCCCACAAAATGGTCTACTTTGGTGAAACCAGCTGTGAACAGGAAACCGAAAGATATCTCGATTCACTGAAGTATGTGTTCGGTGCCTATGAGAGAGATGTGCCTCTGGTCATCAACACCATGGGATGGGTGAAAG GTGCCGGGCTGCTGCTTCTGATCGACATTATTCGGCTGCTGTCTCCTAGTCACATTGTTCAGATCAGTGCAGAGGGCTTCAAAGACATGCCCCAGCTTTCCCCAGAGTATACCGTCAGCTCCGCAGGCTTGCACACAAAAGGCAAAGGGCCCCTCCGTGGCAAGAGCCTGGCGAATGGGTCAGCGGACTTGGCCCAAGGAGACTTCCACCCACCACATTCTGAGCACAAACTGCTGTGTGTTCAGCCCGAGTTTCCCGGGGCAGGGGTTGCTGGTGATGG GCGGACCCACAGCAGCGTCCTCCGGGACATGGCTGTCCTAGCCTACCTGGGCCAGTTGCAGCCCTCCGACATGGACCTGGTGCTTCCTTTGCACAGCTTGGTACCCTATCAG GTCCCCTTCAGTGCCGTCTCCATCAAGGTTATTCATACAGACGTTGCCCCCGCCCACATACTCTATTCCGTCAACGCCAGCTGGGTCGGCCTCTGCCGGCTACCGGATGAGGTCCAGTGTAAAGCCGACGGGCCAGTCTTATTAACGCAGACGCCCATCTGCGATTGCATGGGCTTCG GAATTGTTCGAGGGGTGGACATGGACAAGAAACTCTATCATATCCTGACCCCAGTAGCACCCGAGAATTTACGATCGGTGAATTGTTTGCTAATTGGAAACATCCCCATTCCTAACTGCGTGTTCCTGAACCAA
- the TAS1R1 gene encoding taste receptor type 1 member 1, whose amino-acid sequence MGRSLSPFLSPLSVLVLFGCISSARGLPSPLRKDGDYTIAGLFQIHRITAKMESRPEVGVCASMGNRSRHSYYLAQAMRFSIAEINNASHLLPNVTLGYDIYDTCSQLNNLYATLSLLSQGAEGCHSQRHLPVMGNYTGYQPKAVAVIGPDSSEFSLITAGLLGIFLMPEISYESTSPMLSQKRAYPSFLRTIPSDHLQAEALVSLLKAFRWTWVAAVGSDNTYGRQGLQTLHEVATTEGICFAYQGVISMETSSPELPEQVQAVLDSKTEVAVLFANKHGATVFFREVLRQNASGKVWLGTEDWSLSREIWGIHGIRSIGTVIGVTIMQGLLPEMWAFEAASRHSESHGDQASCFQGCREACSQLCSQLYLPPLEPLLEPSPYDTQAAFNVYLAVYAVAHSLHGLLGCQTGVCRKEAVYPWQLLKEVKEVNFSVQGRQIYFDSNGDPLIGYDIVQWKWADREWRYDVIATFSSNPSHLTIYRDKLQWHTEDNQVPVSVCSKECAVGEQKVLQGTHQCCFHCVACPSGTFLNKSNPYTCQMCRDDQWSPAASDACFLRAIIFLQWSEGISQALLSAVTLLLLLLAGALFLFVRKANTPVVKSAGGWLCFVMLCALAGANLSLYCYFGVPSTLTCLLRVSLYTISFSVCLACMAARSFQILLIFKMATKAPGLHEAWKNHHGCSLFIGACTGLQGVMFLSHLCTTPPFPHNNYEVADQVILLECKSSSSVVPYLGLLCNGLLGTFCFVVSYMGKDLPNSYNEAKCTTFSLIIYFVSLICYFTTISIYAGKYLPAIHVASLLFPLYGIFGSYFVPKVYIILFRSELNTNEHFQMSIQSYTKKKNVRG is encoded by the exons ATGGGCCGCTCTctctcacccttcctctcccccctgtcAGTCTTGGTCCTCTTTGGCTGCATTTCTTCCGCCCGGggccttccttctcctttgagaAAGGATGGAGATTATACCATTGCTGGGCTGTTCCAAATCCACCGCATCACCGCCAAAATGGAATCCAGGCCAGAGGTCGGCGTTTGTGCGAG CATGGGGAACCGGAGCCGGCACAGCTACTACCTCGCCCAGGCCATGCGGTTCAGCATCGCGGAGATCAACAACGCCAGCCATCTCCTCCCAAATGTCACGTTGGGCTATGACATCTATGACACCTGCTCACAGCTGAACAACCTGTACGCCACGCTCAGCCTGCTGTCCCAAGGGGCCGAGGGCTGTCACAGCCAGCGGCATCTCCCTGTTATGGGCAACTACACAGGCTACCAGCCCAAAGCTGTGGCCGTGATAGGGCCCGACAGCAGTGAGTTCTCTCTGATTACGGCCGGCCTGCTGGGCATCTTCCTCATGCCAGAG ATCAGCTACGAATCCACCAGCCCGATGCTAAGCCAGAAGCGCGCCTACCCGTCCTTCCTGCGCACCATCCCCAGCGACCACCTGCAAGCAGAGGCCTTGGTGAGCCTGCTGAAGGCTTTCCGGTGGACCTGGGTGGCGGCGGTGGGCAGCGACAACACCTACGGGCGCCAGGGCCTGCAGACCTTGCACGAGGTGGCCACCACGGAAGGGATCTGCTTCGCCTATCAAGGGGTCATCTCCATGGAGACCAGCAGCCCGGAACTGCCGGAGCAAGTGCAGGCCGTCCTGGATTCCAAAACCGAGGTGGCCGTCCTCTTCGCCAACAAGCATGGCGCCACCGTGTTCTTCCGGGAGGTCTTGCGGCAGAACGCAAGCGGGAAGGTGTGGCTGGGCACCGAGGACTGGTCGCTGTCTCGGGAAATCTGGGGGATACACGGCATTCGCAGCATCGGCACGGTGATCGGTGTGACGATCATGCAGGGGCTGCTCCCGGAAATGTGGGCGTTTGAGGCCGCTTCCAGGCATTCAGAGAGTCACGGAGACCAGGCCTCCTGCTTCCAGGGTTGCAGGGAGGCCTGCAGTCAGCTCTGCTCCCAGTTGTACTTGCCGCCGCTCGAACCTTTATTGGAGCCCTCTCCGTACGACACTCAAGCCGCTTTCAATGTGTATTTGGCCGTCTACGCCGTGGCGCACAGCCTCCACGGTTTGCTGGGCTGCCAAACCGGGGTTTGCCGCAAGGAAGCCGTCTATCCCTGGCAG CTCCTCAAAGAAGTGAAGGAGGTGAACTTCAGCGTGCAAGGCAGGCAGATCTATTTTGACAGCAACGGGGACCCCCTGATTGGCTACGACATCGTCCAGTGGAAGTGGGCAGACCGTGAATGGCGCTACGATGTGATTGCGACATTTAGCAGCAACCCATCCCACCTAACCATCTATCGGGACAAACTGCAGTGGCACACTGAGGATAACCAG GTTCCCGTCTCCGTCTGCTCCAAAGAGTGTGCAGTGGGAGAGCAAAAGGTGCTGCAGGGGACCCACCAGTGCTGCTTCCATTGCGTGGCCTGCCCTTCCGGGACCTTCCTGAACAAAAGCA accCCTACACTTGCCAGATGTGCCGGGACGATCAGTGGAGCCCTGCCGCAAGTGACGCCTGCTTCCTCCGAGCCATCATCTTCCTCCAGTGGAGCGAGGGCATCTCTCAGGCTCTGCTGTCGGCCGTgaccctgctgctcctgctgctggccGGGGCCTTATTCCTCTTTGTTCGGAAAGCCAACACGCCGGTCGTGAAGTCGGCGGGGGGCTGGCTGTGCTTCGTCATGCTGTGCGCTCTGGCCGGCGCCAACCTCAGCCTCTATTGCTACTTCGGGGTCCCCAGCACGCTCACCTGCCTGCTGAGGGTTTCGCTGTACACCATCAGCTTCAGCGTCTGCCTGGCCTGCATGGCGGCCCGCTCCTTCCAGATCCTGCTGATCTTCAAGATGGCCACCAAGGCTCCGGGCCTGCACGAGGCCTGGAAGAACCATCACGGATGCAGCCTCTTCATCGGAGCCTGCACGGGTCTACAGGGGGTGATGTTCCTTAGCCACCTGTGCACCACCCCGCCGTTCCCCCACAACAATTACGAGGTCGCTGACCAAGTGATCCTCCTGGAGTGTAAAAGCAGCAGCTCCGTGGTCCCCTATTTGGGATTACTGTGCAACGGCCTGCTGGGGACCTTCTGCTTCGTCGTCAGCTACATGGGCAAGGACCTGCCCAACAGCTACAATGAAGCCAAGTGCACCACCTTCAGCCTGATCATCTACTTTGTCTCTTTAATCTGCTACTTTACCACCATCAGCATCTACGCGGGCAAGTACCTGCCTGCCATTCACGTCGCCTCGCTCCTCTTCCCGCTCTATGGGATCTTTGGGAGCTACTTCGTCCCCAAGGTCTACATCATCCTCTTCCGATCGGAGCTTAACACCAATGAGCATTTCCAGATGTCTATTCAGAGCTACACCAAGAAGAAAAACGTCCGTGGTTGA
- the ZBTB48 gene encoding zinc finger and BTB domain-containing protein 48, with protein MEGSFVQHSVRVLQELNKQRESGQYCDATLAVGSLVFKAHWSVLACCSSFFQSMYDGASSRVILPETFVEIFALLLDFFYTGHLALTSENWKKLLTAAKELCIPEAVKLCQEFNPKRLDNGDQNGQPPCEEDHPSHTEEVSNVQEEPAVQAMPPNDSVQEPSLSPCPQGNKVAQGQRESPCILRGRLKRALKTNTLSNAGEVKSIPECKELKRPLKRGATEDAGASNEWEIQVVLGPTDFPAEDEGAGEGRRTQEADEDYLPGKKSIRTRRRSHLARKPGASDTAGNSNVLEAGGLGNRRGTAEPVECPTCHKTFLSKYYLKVHNRKHTGEKPFECSKCGKCYFRKENLLEHEARNCMNRSEQVFTCSVCQEVFKRRLELRLHMVSHTGEMPYKCSSCIQQFMQKKDLQSHLIKLHGAPKPHACSACSKCFLSRTELRLHEAFKHRGEKLFVCEECGHRASSRNGLQMHIKAKHRNERPYVCEFCHHAFTQKANLNMHLRTHTGEKPFQCHLCGKTFRTQASLDKHNRTHTGERPFSCEFCGQRFTEKGPLLRHIASRHQEGRPHFCQICGKTFKAVEQLRVHVRRHKGVRKFECTECGYKFTRQAHLRRHMEIHDRVENYNPRQRKLRNLIIEDEKAVVVALQPPHLLEVGSTEVIVESLGHTSLAEEMPVQRLCANENFAPADIIEQSLIITIPDDCET; from the exons ATGGAGGGCTCCTTCGTACAACACAGTGTGCGTGTTCTGCAGGAACTCAACAAGCAACGGGAAAGTGGGCAGTACTGTGATGCCACTCTGGCAGTGGGCAGCTTGGTGTTCAAGGCGCATTGGAGCGTCCTGGCAtgctgcagctccttcttccaGAGCATGTATGATGGAGCTTCCAGCCGGGTGATCCTGCCAGAGACCTTTGTGGAGATCTTTGCCCTGCTCCTTGACTTCTTCTACACGGGGCACTTGGCCCTCACGTCGGAGAACTGGAAAAAGTTGCTTACGGCTGCCAAGGAACTTTGCATCCCGGAAGCTGTCAAGCTGTgccaggagttcaatcccaaacgCTTAGACAATGGTGACCAGAATGGCCAGCCTCCATGTGAAGAAGACCACCCCAGTCACACTGAGGAGGTGTCAAATGTGCAAGAAGAACCGGCTGTCCAGGCCATGCCCCCAAACGACTCCGTTCAGGAACCCAGCCTGAGCCCCTGTCCCCAGGGGAACAAAGTGGCCCAGGGACAAAGGGAGAGCCCCTGTATCCTTCGgggaaggttgaaaagggctCTCAAAACAAACACACTGAGCAATGCAGGTGAAGTAAAGAGCATCCCGGAATGTAAAGAACTAAAAAGGCCATTGAAAAGAGGAGCCACCGAGGACGCGGGCGCCAGTAATGAG TGGGAAATTCAGGTGGTTCTGGGCCCTACTGACTTCCCTGCTGAAGATGAAggagcaggagaaggaaggagaactcaGGAAGCAGATGAGGATTACCTTCCTGGGAAGAAGAGCATCAGGACCAGAAGAAGATCTCACCTGGCCAGAAAACCCGGCGCCTCTGACACTGCGGGGAACAGCAACGTGCTCGAGGCCGGAGGGCTCGGAAATCGCAGGGGCACGGCCGAGCCCGTTGAGTGCCCCACCTGCCACAAGACGTTTCTCAGCAAATATTATCTCAAAGTGCATAACAG GAAACACACCGGAGAGAAGCCCTTTGAATGTTCCAAGTGTGGGAAATGCTACTTCCGGAAGGAGAACTTGCTGGAGCACGAAGCACGGAACTGCATGAACCGTTCGGAACAG GTTTTCACCTGTTCGGTCTGCCAGGAGGTGTTTAAGAGGCGGCTGGAGTTGAGGCTGCACATGGTGTCCCACACAGGAGAGATGCCTTATAAG TGCTCTTCCTGCATCCAGCAGTTTATGCAGAAGAAGGACCTCCAAAGCCACTTGATCAAGTTGCATGGAGCCCCCAAGCCCCACGCG TGCTCTGCGTGTTCCAAGTGCTTCCTGTCTCGGACGGAGCTCCGCCTACACGAAGCCTTCAAGCATCGCGGGGAGAAGCTGTTTGTCTGCGAGGAGTGCGGCCACAGGGCCTCGAGTCGCAACGGTCTGCAGATGCACATCAAAGCCAAGCACAG GAACGAGCGGCCCTACGTGTGCGAGTTCTGCCACCACGCCTTCACCCAGAAAGCCAACCTCAACATGCACCTCCGGAcccacactggagagaaacccttccagtgccaccTCTGCGGCAAGACTTTCCGCACGCAAG CAAGCCTGGATAAACACAATCGGACCCACACGGGCGAGCGCCCCTTCAGCTGCGAGTTTTGCGGCCAGAGGTTCACGGAGAAAGGCCCGCTGCTGAGGCACATCGCCAGCCGGCACCAGGAGGGCAGGCCGCACTTCTGCCAGATCTGCGGGAAGACTTTCAAAG CTGTGGAGCAGTTGCGCGTCCACGTCCGCAGGCACAAAGGAGTGAGGAAATTCGAATGCACGGAATGCGGCTACAAGTTCACGCGACAG GCCCATCTGAGGCGCCACATGGAAATCCACGACCGCGTGGAGAACTACAACCCCCGCCAGCGGAAGCTGCGCAACCTCATCATCGAGGACGAGAAGGCGGTGGTGGTCGCCCTGCAGCCCCCCCACCTCCTGGAGGTGGGCTCCACCGAGGTGATTGTGGAGTCCCTCGGCCACACCTCCCTGGCAGAGGAGATGCCCGTGCAGAGACTCTGTGCGAACGAGAACTTCGCCCCCGCAGACATCATCGAACAGTCCCTCATTATAACAATCCCCGACGACTGCGAAACgtag